A genomic window from Salvia miltiorrhiza cultivar Shanhuang (shh) chromosome 5, IMPLAD_Smil_shh, whole genome shotgun sequence includes:
- the LOC131026633 gene encoding probable pectate lyase 5 has product MAFSSLIQSLLVLTSCILFPSLIASFPTLQDPELVVQEVHRKLNASRRRLGFLSCNTGNPIDDCWRCDPNWEQNRQKLADCAIGFGKNAIGGRDGKIYVITDSKDDDPVNPKPGTLRHAVIQDEPLWIIFERDMVIQLKEELIMNSFKTIDGRGASVHIANGPCITIQYVTNIIIHGVNIHDCKQGGNAMVRDSPQHYGWRTVSDGDGVSIFGGSHVWVDHCSLSNCNDGLIDAIHGSTGITISNNYMTHHNKVMLLGHSDTYAQDKGMQVTIAFNHFGEGLVQRMPRCRHGYFHVVNNDYTHWEMYAIGGSAAPTINSQGNRFLAPNDRFNKEVTKHEEAPESEWKNWNWRSEGDLMLNGAFFVASGAGASSSYAKASSLGARPSTLVGPITSGAGALACRKGSRC; this is encoded by the exons atgGCTTTCTCTTCACTAATCCAATCACTACTTGTGCTCACATCATGTATCCTATTCCCATCTCTCATTGCCTCCTTCCCAACCCTACAAGATCCTGAGTTAGTAGTCCAAGAAGTACATAG gAAATTAAATGCTTCTAGAAGGAGGCTGGGATTCCTATCATGCAACACGGGGAATCCCATCGACGACTGCTGGCGGTGCGATCCCAATTGGGAGCAGAACCGCCAGAAGTTGGCGGACTGCGCCATTGGGTTCGGCAAGAACGCCATCGGGGGCCGGGATGGCAAGATCTACGTCATCACGGACTCCAAGGACGACGACCCCGTGAACCCTAAGCCGGGGACGCTCCGCCACGCCGTGATCCAAGACGAGCCGCTGTGGATCATATTCGAGCGCGACATGGTGATCCAATTGAAGGAGGAATTGATCATGAACTCATTCAAAACCATCGACGGTAGAGGCGCTAGTGTGCATATTGCAAATGGCCCATGCATCACCATACAATATGTGACCAACATCATCATCCATGGTGTTAACATACACGATTGTAAGCAAGGGGGGAATGCTATGGTGCGGGACTCCCCACAGCACTACGGGTGGAGGACCGTGTCGGACGGCGACGGTGTCTCAATATTTGGCGGGAGCCACGTGTGGGTTGATCACTGCTCCTTGTCGAACTGCAATGATGGCCTCATCGATGCGATCCACGGGTCCACGGGTATCACGATCTCTAATAATTACATGACACATCATAATAAGGTTATGTTGTTAGGGCATAGTGATACATATGCTCAAGATAAGGGCATGCAAGTTACCATTGCCTTTAATCACTTTGGAGAAGGGCTTGTGCAAAGAATGCCAag ATGTAGACATGGCTATTTTCATGTGGTGAACAATGACTACACACATTGGGAGATGTATGCTATTGGAGGGAGTGCTGCCCCCACTATTAATAGCCAAGGCAACAGATTTCTTGCCCCTAATGACAGATTCAACAAAGAG GTTACAAAACACGAGGAAGCACCTGAAAGCGAGTGGAAGAACTGGAATTGGAGATCCGAGGGAGACCTAATGCTAAATGGTGCATTTTTTGTAGCCTCGGGTGCCGGCGCCTCGTCGAGTTATGCTAAGGCGTCGAGCTTAGGGGCTCGACCGTCAACCCTAGTGGGCCCCATCACGTCTGGCGCCGGCGCTCTCGCCTGCCGGAAGGGCTCTCGGTGCTAA